Genomic DNA from Gimesia aquarii:
CTCAGCGAGGGACGTCACGCCGAAGAATCATAGGCGATACACAAGGAAAACAATTACGATCGGGAAGGCATAAATGACAGCGATTTCGCAATTCGGTACTTGTAATCCACCAGAATATCTCTCTGCTACAGTGGTCGAACAGGAACAAATGGCGCAATCCACATATCGTATTCGGCTTGATTGTCCCCAACTTGCTAAAGCAATTCTACCGGGACAGTTTTTTATGGTGCGGGAGCCAGGAGTCAATGATCCCTTATTGGGGCGTCCGTTTGCGCTTTATGACACTTATTTAAGCGAAACAGGACAGCCACTCGGTGTAGATTTTGGTTATGTTATTGTTGGAAAATTAACAACACGGATGACTCACTGGCAACCAGGAGATCAGGTTGAACTTTGGGGGCCTCTTGGGAACGGCTTTCCCCGGCCAGGAGTTGGTGCATTGACGATGGTGGCAGGTGGCATTGGACAAACTCCTTTCCTGGCTGCAGCAAGAGAGGCACTTGCTCAAAGAGAATATGGAGAGAGACAGCGTACTCTCGATGAGTTTCCTGAGAAGGTCAGTTTGCTTTACGGAGCACGTTCGAAGGATTACCTTGCCGGCCTAGATGATTTTAACTTGAACGGGCTCGATGTCGAAGTTGCTACTGATGATGGTTCATTTGGACATCATGGTTATGTAACAGAACTATTACAGCAACAGATCAAAGGGCCAACTCCGCCTGCTACAATCTTTTGTTGTGGTCCAGAACCGATGATGGAAGCGGTAAGCCAGATTGCAATTGAGTCTAATATTTCTTGTTGGCTTTCACTGGAAACTCCAATGGCTTGTGGTTTTGGGGCTTGTTTCAGTTGTGTTGCGAAAGTACGGATCAGCGATAATGAATGGGACTACCGAAGAACTTGTGTGGAAGGTCCTGTTTTTAAAGCGGAAGATCTTATTTTTTAGAGATCACGATCACCTTTAAGTATTATGTAAAGCTAGTGCATGCAACATCTTCGTATTGACAATTTTGATTGAGAACCTCTATAGTCTTGGCAAAATGCAGGTCTGGATATGAGCGTTAAACATGATAAGATCAATCAGTGCGGATTCTCTTCTTCTGTAGGAGAAGAAGTAGATAGACAGTTGAGATTCCAGGAATCTGCTGATCTTGATTTGTCTGACAGAGGCTTTCAAGAGACTCAACCATCGTCACAACAGCCATACATTCCTTCTCAGTTAAAATTACTGTTCGTTTGCGACAAGAGGCCAATTTGGGTTGGATTAGCTTTAGAGCTTGATGAAATCGGATGCTCAGAACCTCGCTTTGATTGGGTATCAACCTCTGAAGAGACACTCTCACTCCTGCGAAATGACAGTTATGACTGTTTGCTGATAGGAGTTTTTGCTGAAAACAAAACAAAACAATTGGAGCTTTTAAAAGCAATTCGGGGGAGTAGTTGTCACGCTCCTGTCGTAATAGTTCTCTCAGTTCCTGACGATCAGGTCACTTCGGCCGCTTTTGAATATCATGCCGAAGTCTTAGTCTCGGCTGCGATGTGGGAATCTTCGCTAGTGCTGGGATCGATAAAACGTTCGGTGATGGTAGAGCAACTTCGAGAAGACAATCATCGACTGATGGTGGAAAATCATCGCAGATTGGTAAGGGAGCGTGATGAAGCAGAACGACTCCTGAAGCAGCAACGGTCGATGGTTGGAGAGTTGCAAACACTTGTCTATCTGGATGAAGATGATACAACTGAGACTAACTTGCTTTTAGAGAAAGGCCATAATAATTATGATTCCAAGCGGGTTTCCGGGATTTTCCAAATCCCTCATGAAGTACAAGACTATTACCATGAATTATTAAGGACTTATGTCATCATGGGTTCAGGAAGTTTGAAAGACGAGATTTTACAAATTTCCGATTTGTTGGCTAATGCTAATTTAACCCCCCGAAAAGTTCTTGAATTCCATCTCGAGTGCGTGGAACTGATTGTAAAAGGACTTGGTAACCGAAGTTCGAGGCATGTAATGGCTCGTGCAGATCTACTTGCCCTTGAGATGATGGTTCATTTGGGAGAGTGTTATCAAAAAAAGTCCGTCTGAAAATTATAAACATCTAATCTGTAATAGTTTACAGGATTGATCGCTTATTTATTTGGAGTCAGCAAAAGGTACTATAATTCACTCATTCTACAACGTATAATAAACCCAAAAGTCGTGTGCTTTTTGATCATTTTTAAAATCTGTAGCAAATGGGGCTACGATTTCAAGTTTATGTAATCAGCGCTCGTACCAAACATATTGAGTTTTTACGATTATCGAATGGTGTGGTTTTCTTTCAAAACTCGATTTGATTGTTATACATAAATATCGAATATGCGCGGGAATTTTGAGGATGAACTCAAAACAAGAAACTTTTCCACCATTGGACCAGAATACAATCGTTCCTGCAATTCCCATGGAATTCAATTCTCAGGAACGAATAAAAGAAGCGGGCAAGTTCTGCCCTCATGCAGGAGTGGTTTCTCGTGCCTCAGGAATGTTCCAAGAGCAGGGACGAGTGCTTTTGCTCAACCGTTTGCGCATGGCTTCACTCATTCTCGCACTCGCAACGGCAGCATTTTTAATTCGAGGAATCGTACTCAAAGAATATCTCGAAGTACATGGGCAAGAGATGCTGATTCTGGAATCGATACTGACCGGAATTTTGCTGGCAGTCTCTGGTCTACTTTGGATCAAGCCTTGTTTATGTCTTTGGAGATTGAGGATTTGTGAAGCGATTACATTTGGAGCACCTGCATTATTTTTCATCTGGTTCCAATTTAGTGAGCTTTGTGCCTGCGATCCTGTCCTGATTGGTAAAGTGGCTTATGCATTTCCTCTAAAAACCGTTATACCTTGGATGGTCCTGATTTATACCTACGGGTTTTTTATTCCAAATTCACTCCGTGGAGTCACGACCGTAGTGAGTCTCGTGGAGTCACGACCGTAGTGAGTCTGATGGTGATCAGCCCGATTGTGGGCGCCTTCATGACAGGGATGAAAGTGCCTGCAGTTTCTGAAGTACTCTACACCGGTGGTTTATCTGAGATGATCATTTTACTCTCAATCGCTGCGAGTACAGCCATTTATGGCTCTTACCGAGTGGGAAGCCTGAGGCGCGAAGCCTTCGACGCAAAAGGAGTTGGCATGTACACTTTGCGTAAGCAGATTGGTACGGGAGGCATGGGCGAAGTTTATTTGGCAGAACATAGACTTCTCAAGCGTCCATGTGCTATTAAATTGATCCGACGGGATAAAGTAGACGATGAGAATATCCTGTTGCGTTTTGAGAGTGAAGTTCAGGCAACCGCTGGTTTAACACATCCGAATACGATTGAAATTTACGACTATGGACACACGGAAGAAGGCACCTTTTATTATGCTATGGAGTTTCTGCCCGGACTCAATTTACAAGAGATCGTAGAACGTTTCGGAGAACTTCCTCCTGAAAGAGTTGTCTATCTGTTAAGACAGGTTTGCTCCGCACTAGCTGAAGCACATCATAAAGGTTTGATTCATCGGGATATCAAACCGGGAAATATTTTTTCTGCCGAACGTGGTGGTTTGTATGATGTTGCTAAGCTACTTGACTTTGGTTTGGTCAAGGACAACCGTCCTGAGAAAAACTCACTCGAGTTGACAATGGAAGGTGCTGTTGTCGGTTCCCCCCTTTACACGAGTCCAGAAGTTGTCACCGGTGATGGGGAGCCCGATTTCCGATCAGACATTTATTCCTTAGGGGCGACCGCCTATTACTTGTTGACAGGGAAACCAGTATTTGAAGGGGAGAGCGCCCTGAAAGTTGTGTTTGCACATGCTAGTCAGGCTGTAAAACCTTTGACAGAAATCAATCCAAAAATTTGTAAGGAACTGGAAGCGATTATTCTAAAATGCTTGGAGAAGAAGCCCGAGGATCGCTATCAGAAAGCAGAAGAATTGAGTGATGCACTCAAGGAACTCAAACTCAAAGAATGGACTCAGGAAGAAGCTGCGGAGTGGTGGTCAGATGCGGAACAATTCGTTCAGCATGAGCCTGATCCGGAATATGCGTCTGAAGATCACTTAAAGGCGACAACAATTTTGCCTGTCAATGCGTAACCGTAATCAGATGATTGACGGGATTTTATTTCTTTTGATGCTGCCAGTTTAAGCGATCTTTTGTGAGAAAACCCTGTCTAATAGCACAGTCTAAACAGTACATCTCATGTCCATTCGTGACATAGATTTCTCCGTGCATTAAAAGATGGAAATGATCCTCTCCCGGAAATTTTGAAAAGCAATACTCTTTCGATGTAGATGTTTTTACCGAAACCTCAATATTTTCCGCATCGTTTATGGGGACATACAGCCGCGCATCTTTTTCTGTAGAAGTAGTTTGCTCGTCGATGTGATGATCATTGGCCATTAGTATCAGACACTATTCTTCTACTTTTGGGACTTCAACCCCTAAGTCCTCGGCAAGTTGGATTAACGCTTCCCAGTTTCCACGATCCAGTGAAATCCCTTTTTCCTTACGGACAGTAGCAGTTTTCTTTTCTGGATCACCGGGAAGGAAGATTTCATTAATACCCTCTTTCATTGGAACATTTCTGACATACTTTTCCAGATTGGTGATCTCATTCAGCAAATGGCTTTGCCCACCTAAATGCTTGGGATCGATGACGATGATAAAAACACAGTTTCCCTGAGGTGGGGGGGGATCTGGGAAAGCACACTGCCCTCCTGAGAGTGCTCCACAAAGCATTTCCACCATGAAGGAAAGCCCAAAGCCTTTGTAAGCCTGATCACCTCCCATCGGCAGAATGGTACCTGGAGGATCTCCATAAAGTTGATTGGGATCTGTTGTGGGATTTCCATCTGGATCTAAAATCAAACCGGGAGGGACTTGTTCACCGGCGATTTTTTTGATGCGAACTTTTCCTTCTGCAGTAGCAGAAGTACCAAAGTCGAGTACGAAGGGACCTTCAATCCCTCCAGGCATTCCAATGCAGATGGGATTTGTCCCGAGACGAGGTCGTTTGCCTCCTACTGGTGCGACGCGTGGGGCGGAGCCATGAGTGTTAGCACAAATAATGGATGCCATCCCCTGAGCAGCAGCCATTTCCGCATATTCTCCAAGCCTACCGATATGTGACGCACGTTTAAGTGTTCCACAAGCAACTCCCAAGCTGGATGCTTTTTCTATCAGACGGTTCATCATGTCATGCATTACCGTTTGACCGAATCCCCAGCAACCATCACCTGCGATAGCCGCGGGGGTCTCATTTAGAATTTGCAGCTTCTCACCTGCTTTAAGAATGCCTTCTTTTACACGTCCGAGATAAAAGGGCAAACGCATCACTCCATGAGAATCATGACCGAGTAAATTAGCGTCGACCAAACTTTTTGAAACAATACGTGCTTCTTCGTCATTCGCTCCTCCTTTTAGCAGAAGCGATTCGACAAAGTTTTGTAGCGACTCAGACGAGATTGAAGGCACTTCAGAAAATCCTCTATATAAATAGTTTTATTGAACAAATATAAAGCAAAATAGCTATTTAGTATCTTTATTAAATGCTCATCATACAAACTATTTTATATCCGGTAAATTTACTGGATATCAGGATTTTCCTTGTTGAACAGAAAAAAAGCTTTTAACGAGAGTTCATTTGGGGGACGACTTTGAGGAATTTTAGCAATCTGGTCCGGTTAGATAAAAAACATGCCGGGAGGGCGGATTCGTTTCAAATTTTGATTCTTAAAAAGTAAGGGGCGAGGGAGACTTTCTACAGTGATATTCCTTGAATCAATGGGAAAATCAGAAAAAAGTCTAGGAAGTAACGAATAAATCAAATTCATAATCTTCTCAAATAATAACAAAAAGAACGGCATCAGAATTCTTCTCAGAGATGCTTGTTTGGTTGGACGATACTCGAGAGGTCAACCTGTTTCACCCCCTTTGGGTCTCTTGTTATCAAACATTGGGCTTAATTGAAGAAACAGGTGAACGAAGATTTTAGCGAGAAGGATACTGAATGAGCAGCAGTGTAGAAAATATTCAATCACTCAAAGAGCTTAGACAATTCATTCACAAAACACTTTGTGAAAAAGAAAATTTGCTCGAAGAACAGTTTTCGATGTCTGAAATGGCATTGAGGCGACGAGGTCGAAGCTGTGGGTTGCAATTTTCTATTAATGGTCCTCGAAGTGTCCGCTTAGGAGCAATCTGGGCATCTGACTCCAACATGGTCTACTTTTATGATGCACGGGGAGAACGTTATGCAAAAGTCCATCTTCCCAATCGGATTTTTGCGATGGAACACGAATCAGAAGAAGCTGCTTAACGTCTTTAGCGTCGTAAACTACTCACTACTTCCTTGATGAGCATTCAATTTCTCCAATCTTTCTTTGGCTTTCACATTGCCATATTTTGCAGCCATGCGGTAGTGCAGCTTCGCGACGTTTGATGTCGCGTGCTTTCTTTCCGCTTTTTGACCTAACTCAAAAAAACGTTCTGCTTTGGATTGAGTTATCTGATTGAAATGTGAAGAAGATTTTCGACTCTTACCGGATGAACTTGTGAAATGTTTGGAGTCAGCTGGTTCTGCATGTTGAGAAAGAAGTTGCTGTTTCCAGTGCGAATGGTTTCTCCGGAACCTTTGTCTTGTTCTGCTGACAGCCGAAGGAGCGCTATTTAACAGGAAGCGGTCCATTGCTTCGAAGTCATGAATGTAGACGCCCACACTGCTTGACGAACTTTGAAATACTTGACCGTATGAAGATCCACGTTGGAATGGGCCGAACTGTCTTGATCTCATTGCTCCTGAACTTGCCCCTCCCAAGAGAGTACGACCTCTGTCAGGTATACTGACTGTTGTACCTATTGAGAATTGTTGTACGATGGGTTGTTGGATTCGGATTTCCTGAGCGTGTCCCGGAGAAAGGTGGAACCAACCTAAACTAAAGACAAAATTACAGAGAATGAATACTCGTTTCTGTTTCATGAAGTCTCATCCTTACTTTGTGAGATCTGTATCTAAAATACTATGTCATTTGCTTCCCTGATGCAATGAAATAATTAGAAACAATAGTTAAAAATACAGTTGGGAGTTCACCTTGAAGTTTATTCAATCAAACCGAATTGTCTTGCTTTGTTGAGAAAGAAGCGATTCATGCAATTATCATTTTTCAATAATAAATTCATCCAGCAACTTTTCATGATATCTGGAACTGTATTGGCTTTAGGAGATTGTTTCTCTGTTCAAGCTGAGATCCTTCAGTCGGAGCGTCCAAACGTCATTTTAATTCTCTCAGACGATCAGGGTTATGGTGATGTTGGTTTTCATGGAAATACCAATCTTAAAACACCTCATCTGGATCAGATGGCTGCAAAAGGTGTCGAATTAAGCCGTTTTTATTGTAGTCCGGTTTGTGCACCAACAAGAGCTAGCTTGATGACAGGCCGGTATTACTATCGTACTGGAGTGATACATACTTCACGCGGTGGTGCTAAGATGCATGGGGACGAAGTAACGATGGCTGAGCTATTGAAAGATGCTGGTTATAAAACAGGTATTTTTGGAAAATGGCATTTAGGGGATAATTTTCCGATGCGCCCCCAGGATCAGGGATTCGAGGAGTCGCTCATTCATAAAAGTGGTGGCATTGGACAATCGCCAGATAAACCGAATAGTTATTTTAATTCTTGGTTATGGAAGAACGGGACACAACAAAAAGTGGTTGGTTATTGTACTGATGTGTTTTTTAAAGCAGCCATCG
This window encodes:
- a CDS encoding dihydroorotate dehydrogenase electron transfer subunit, yielding MTAISQFGTCNPPEYLSATVVEQEQMAQSTYRIRLDCPQLAKAILPGQFFMVREPGVNDPLLGRPFALYDTYLSETGQPLGVDFGYVIVGKLTTRMTHWQPGDQVELWGPLGNGFPRPGVGALTMVAGGIGQTPFLAAAREALAQREYGERQRTLDEFPEKVSLLYGARSKDYLAGLDDFNLNGLDVEVATDDGSFGHHGYVTELLQQQIKGPTPPATIFCCGPEPMMEAVSQIAIESNISCWLSLETPMACGFGACFSCVAKVRISDNEWDYRRTCVEGPVFKAEDLIF
- a CDS encoding response regulator; translated protein: MSVKHDKINQCGFSSSVGEEVDRQLRFQESADLDLSDRGFQETQPSSQQPYIPSQLKLLFVCDKRPIWVGLALELDEIGCSEPRFDWVSTSEETLSLLRNDSYDCLLIGVFAENKTKQLELLKAIRGSSCHAPVVIVLSVPDDQVTSAAFEYHAEVLVSAAMWESSLVLGSIKRSVMVEQLREDNHRLMVENHRRLVRERDEAERLLKQQRSMVGELQTLVYLDEDDTTETNLLLEKGHNNYDSKRVSGIFQIPHEVQDYYHELLRTYVIMGSGSLKDEILQISDLLANANLTPRKVLEFHLECVELIVKGLGNRSSRHVMARADLLALEMMVHLGECYQKKSV
- a CDS encoding serine/threonine protein kinase gives rise to the protein MVISPIVGAFMTGMKVPAVSEVLYTGGLSEMIILLSIAASTAIYGSYRVGSLRREAFDAKGVGMYTLRKQIGTGGMGEVYLAEHRLLKRPCAIKLIRRDKVDDENILLRFESEVQATAGLTHPNTIEIYDYGHTEEGTFYYAMEFLPGLNLQEIVERFGELPPERVVYLLRQVCSALAEAHHKGLIHRDIKPGNIFSAERGGLYDVAKLLDFGLVKDNRPEKNSLELTMEGAVVGSPLYTSPEVVTGDGEPDFRSDIYSLGATAYYLLTGKPVFEGESALKVVFAHASQAVKPLTEINPKICKELEAIILKCLEKKPEDRYQKAEELSDALKELKLKEWTQEEAAEWWSDAEQFVQHEPDPEYASEDHLKATTILPVNA
- a CDS encoding Ldh family oxidoreductase: MPSISSESLQNFVESLLLKGGANDEEARIVSKSLVDANLLGHDSHGVMRLPFYLGRVKEGILKAGEKLQILNETPAAIAGDGCWGFGQTVMHDMMNRLIEKASSLGVACGTLKRASHIGRLGEYAEMAAAQGMASIICANTHGSAPRVAPVGGKRPRLGTNPICIGMPGGIEGPFVLDFGTSATAEGKVRIKKIAGEQVPPGLILDPDGNPTTDPNQLYGDPPGTILPMGGDQAYKGFGLSFMVEMLCGALSGGQCAFPDPPPPQGNCVFIIVIDPKHLGGQSHLLNEITNLEKYVRNVPMKEGINEIFLPGDPEKKTATVRKEKGISLDRGNWEALIQLAEDLGVEVPKVEE